The following is a genomic window from Miltoncostaea oceani.
TGGGGTTCGGTCAACCAGCCGATCGGCGAGGACAAGTTCGAGGGCCTGCGCGACAAGCTGCGGGAGCACCTCTCGGCGGCGTCCGACCTGTACGTGATCGACGCCTTCGCCGGCGCGGACCCGAAGCAGAAGCTGCCGGTGCGCGTCGTGTCGGAGAGCGCGTGGCACGCCCTGTTCGCGCAGACGATGTTCATCGTGCCCTCGGACGAGGAGCTCGAGGCCCACTCCCCCGAGGCCCTCATCCTCCACGCCCCGAGCTGCACGGCGGACCCCGCGACGGACGGCACCCGCCAGGGCAACTTCGTGCTGCTGCACCCGACGGCGCAGGAGATCCTGATCGGCGGCACCTACTACGCCGGCGAGATCAAGAAGTCGATCTTCACCCTCATGAACGACCGCCTGCCGAACAACGGCGTGCTGTCGATGCACTGCTCCGCCAACGTCGGCGCCGACGGCCGCGTCGCCGTGTTCTTCGGCCTCTCCGGCACGGGCAAGACGACCCTCTCCACCGACTCGGAGCGCCCGCTGATCGGCGACGACGAGCACGGCTGGGGCCCGGACGGCGTCTTCAACATCGAGGGCGGCTGCTACGCGAAGGTCATCAACCTGTCGCAGACGGGCGAGCCGGAGATCTACGAGACGACCCGCAAGTTCGGGACGGTCCTCGAGAACGTCGTGATGGACCCGGTGACGCGTCGCCTGGACCTCGACGACAACTCGAAGACGGAGAACACCCGCGCCGCGTACCCCCTCGCCTCCATCCCGAACATCGTGGAGAGCAAGCGCGCCGGGCACCCCTCGACGATCATCATGCTGACGGCCGACGCCTTCGGCGTGCTGCCCCCCATCGCGAAGCTCTCCCCCGAGGAGGCGATGACGATGTTCCTCGCCGGCTACACCGCGAAGGTGGCCGGCACCGAGGTCGGCGTGGTCGAGCCGGAGGCGACGTTCAGCGCCTGCTTCGGCGCCGCTTTCCTCCCGCAGCCCCCCTCGGTCTACGCCGAGATGCTGGGCGAGCGGATCCAGGAGCACGGCGTGTCGGTGTGGCTCGTGAACACCGGCTGGAGCGGCGGCCCGTACGGCGTCGGCTCCCGCATGCCGATCAAGGCGACCCGCGCCATCGTCCGCGCCGCCCTCTCGGGCGAGCTCGACGCGGCCCCGACCCGGACGGACCCGAACTTCGGCTTCCAGGTCCCGACGGAGGCGCCCGGCGTGGACAGCGCCCTGCTCGACCCGCGCGGCACCTGGGCCGACGGCGACGCCTACGACGCGTCGGCGAAGAGCCTCGCGTCCCGCATCCTGGAGCACGCCGCCAAGATGCGTGCGTAGCACCCCCGACGCCCCCTACGGCGGTGCGCCCGCACCGCCGGAGGGGTGCGTCCGGATCGTCTCCTGGAACCACCGGGGGGCATCCCGCGGACGACCATCGTCCGCCGCGCGCCCTCGGCGGGCGTGGAGCGGACCCGGTGGCCGGATGGCGCCGCTCAGCGCCCCCGGAACCCCGGGGGACGCTTCTCGCGGACGGCCGCGAGGCCCTCGCGGAGGTCCTCCGACGCGAAGGCGCGGCGGCGCATCGCCCCCGCCGTCTCCTCGACCAGCTCCCACGGCGCCCGGTCCACGATGGCGTCGATGATCGCCCGGGTCCCCTCCACCGCGAGCGGCGCGGCCGAGGAGACCGCCGCCGCGACCTCGCCGGCGGTCGCCCACAGGTCCCCGGGCTCCGCGACCTCGTCGACCAGGCCGATCCGCATCGCCTCGTCCGCGTCGACCGGGCGCCCCGAGAGGAACAGGCGGCGCGTCCGGGCCGGGCCCATCACCGCGACGAACCGGCGCAGGCCGTCGGGCGCGTAGACCACGCCGATCCGGGCGGCGGGCATCAGAAGGCGGGCCCCACGTGCCGCGATGCGCCAGTCGCACGCGACCGCCAACTCAAGCGCCCCGCCCACCGCCGCGCCGTTCAGCACCGCGATCACCGGGCGGGGACACGCCGCGATCGCGCGGGCCGCCCGGCCGAGGCGGCGCTCCCCGTCCTGCAGGCGGGCGACGAGCTCCTCCGGGGTGCGGTCCCCCAGGTCGAGGCCGCTCGAGAAGTGCCGGTCACCCGCCCCGCCGAGCAGCACGACTCGGGCGGCGGCCGCGCGGGGGCCCTCCAGTAGGCTGACCAGGGAGTCGAGGATCGGGTCG
Proteins encoded in this region:
- the pckA gene encoding phosphoenolpyruvate carboxykinase (ATP) gives rise to the protein MGLDTHGISAEGTVWWNLPPAALYEHALAAGDAQIAEGGPLVVSTGAHTGRAPKDKFVVEEPGSKDRIWWGSVNQPIGEDKFEGLRDKLREHLSAASDLYVIDAFAGADPKQKLPVRVVSESAWHALFAQTMFIVPSDEELEAHSPEALILHAPSCTADPATDGTRQGNFVLLHPTAQEILIGGTYYAGEIKKSIFTLMNDRLPNNGVLSMHCSANVGADGRVAVFFGLSGTGKTTLSTDSERPLIGDDEHGWGPDGVFNIEGGCYAKVINLSQTGEPEIYETTRKFGTVLENVVMDPVTRRLDLDDNSKTENTRAAYPLASIPNIVESKRAGHPSTIIMLTADAFGVLPPIAKLSPEEAMTMFLAGYTAKVAGTEVGVVEPEATFSACFGAAFLPQPPSVYAEMLGERIQEHGVSVWLVNTGWSGGPYGVGSRMPIKATRAIVRAALSGELDAAPTRTDPNFGFQVPTEAPGVDSALLDPRGTWADGDAYDASAKSLASRILEHAAKMRA
- a CDS encoding enoyl-CoA hydratase/isomerase family protein, giving the protein MPAETPPSGRLLVEEDGDALVVRIANETRANALDDPILDSLVSLLEGPRAAAARVVLLGGAGDRHFSSGLDLGDRTPEELVARLQDGERRLGRAARAIAACPRPVIAVLNGAAVGGALELAVACDWRIAARGARLLMPAARIGVVYAPDGLRRFVAVMGPARTRRLFLSGRPVDADEAMRIGLVDEVAEPGDLWATAGEVAAAVSSAAPLAVEGTRAIIDAIVDRAPWELVEETAGAMRRRAFASEDLREGLAAVREKRPPGFRGR